The window CGGGATTCCATGTCATTGATCAGGCTTCTCTTGCGCTTTCGAAGCAGGTCTACATGCAAGTTTTTGGAAATGGTGATGAGCCACGTCTTAAATTCGTAGTTCTCGTCGTAGGTGTCAATTTTGTCAAAAGCTCTGGAAAATGTGCGGATGGTAATGTCCTCCGCGTCGTTCTCATTTTTGGTGCGAAGCACTTGAAAGCCGTAAACATCGTTCCAAAAAGTATCAACGAGGTTGCTAAAGGCAATTTGGTTTCCTTCTTTTGCCTTTTGGATAATCTCCTGAATGGAATCGTCGGTTTTTTCCAAAAAATGAATCTTGTATCTCTGTACGGATGGGGATTATTGGGTCTGGGTCACCGTATCTTTTTTGCAGTCCTGCTCCTCGGGAAGTTTTCCGCAAAATCCACATGCTTCTCCATCTTTGTTCAAAAAAGGGCTTTGACTTGCACAGGTTCCGGCAAATTCTCCGTCTTTTTTACCCCAAATCTTAATGGCGATACCTGCAAAAGCAAGTGCTAAAAGTCCAATGGTAACCAATACTAACTTCATAATCCATCTTTTGCACAAAGGTACAAAATAGCTGATTAAGAAAAGCGGATTTAGAGTTTCTTTAGCCCTTTAGCTTAGTTGTATTTGATGTTCGCCACAATGTTGTCCACCGATGGTGTGGTGTTTCCACCTTCTGGCTCAATGGTGATATAGCCTACGGCATTGTCTGCGTAGGGTAGGGCAAGGAGTTTGTCCTTTTCATCAAAATTTTTGATTACGCCCAAGTTGACCAACTCACCGTTCACCTCGGCCCACATCTGGAAGCACTTGTTCTCGGGAAGCTCTGGCACATTGCTCACATTGATGTAGGAAAGTTTTTTTACCGGATTTATATATGCTATGGCCTTAAGTTCCTTGGCTTCGCGTTCACCTCTCACGGCATATTTTTTGGTGGCCGGGTTGTTCAGGACAATAAATTGGTTCCTCATATCGGCCAATTGGTCCTTCATGTTGTTTTCCAAATACTTGATTTGGTTCGTCACCATGGTGTTTTCCTCTTGCAGGGTTTTGTTTTGGTTCCAGAAGAAGATGGAAGATCCGGCAAAAATCATGAT is drawn from Flagellimonas sp. MMG031 and contains these coding sequences:
- a CDS encoding RNA polymerase sigma factor; amino-acid sequence: MEKTDDSIQEIIQKAKEGNQIAFSNLVDTFWNDVYGFQVLRTKNENDAEDITIRTFSRAFDKIDTYDENYEFKTWLITISKNLHVDLLRKRKRSLINDMESRGDEVKKVLDETPSVEDRLITEQNLANLLRDIKKLKPHYQEVINLRYFHEMSYADIAKELNEPVNNVKVKLLRAKKLLAEIIKKK
- a CDS encoding anti-sigma factor, producing MKEKVKLFLESDILEKYLLDDTTKEESQKAERYIAMYPEVRETYDELQKNLETFANMYARKTPEGLREIIMASAKKETMVSKRFWRYAAAASIAIMIFAGSSIFFWNQNKTLQEENTMVTNQIKYLENNMKDQLADMRNQFIVLNNPATKKYAVRGEREAKELKAIAYINPVKKLSYINVSNVPELPENKCFQMWAEVNGELVNLGVIKNFDEKDKLLALPYADNAVGYITIEPEGGNTTPSVDNIVANIKYN
- a CDS encoding membrane or secreted protein; its protein translation is MKLVLVTIGLLALAFAGIAIKIWGKKDGEFAGTCASQSPFLNKDGEACGFCGKLPEEQDCKKDTVTQTQ